The following coding sequences are from one Sebaldella sp. S0638 window:
- a CDS encoding YbaB/EbfC family nucleoid-associated protein, whose translation MVRKIKKPGASQGGQQDIIRQAQQMQQEMLKIQEELKDKTVETSVGGGAVTIKANGQKQILEMNLSLDILKDAVEDEDASIVADMIINAVNEVLEKAEELAEKEMELVTGGVNIPGLF comes from the coding sequence ATGGTTAGAAAAATAAAAAAACCAGGGGCATCACAAGGCGGACAGCAAGATATTATTAGACAAGCTCAGCAAATGCAGCAGGAAATGTTAAAAATACAAGAAGAGCTAAAAGATAAAACAGTAGAAACATCAGTAGGCGGTGGAGCTGTAACTATAAAGGCAAATGGTCAAAAGCAAATTTTAGAAATGAATTTATCATTAGATATATTAAAAGATGCTGTAGAAGATGAAGATGCGTCTATAGTAGCGGACATGATCATAAATGCAGTAAATGAAGTATTAGAAAAAGCCGAAGAGCTTGCAGAAAAAGAGATGGAGCTAGTAACAGGCGGAGTTAATATTCCAGGTTTATTCTAA